The Gymnodinialimonas sp. 57CJ19 genome includes a window with the following:
- a CDS encoding DMT family transporter codes for MSTPSTTKPGVTNWLLVIALGIVWGTAFMGTTLALEAISLWWVAAGRVAIAAAILLPLSAMMGQGVQHIRGARAWCFVTVIGIFSLALPLTLLAWGLNYVPSAFAGVAMGAVPLLVLPLVAIFSPEEGIGPRRVIGVCLGFVGLLLLVGPGAFGEGTMGGRLACMATAACYAVGSVMTRRAPKMPPIAFAAASLAMGALVLMPLAWVMDGPPQITQTSAAWALLYTAAFPTGLAAILRVQVITSAGSLFMSFTSYMVPVWAVLFGVTLMGEALPPQLFWALGLILVGIGISQSRALLQQLRPKTKTQ; via the coding sequence ATGAGCACGCCTTCCACCACTAAACCCGGCGTCACAAATTGGCTGCTCGTCATAGCCCTCGGCATTGTCTGGGGCACCGCATTCATGGGCACGACGCTGGCGCTAGAGGCGATAAGCCTTTGGTGGGTCGCAGCCGGGCGGGTAGCGATCGCGGCGGCGATCTTGTTGCCGCTCAGCGCCATGATGGGCCAAGGTGTGCAACATATCCGTGGCGCGCGGGCATGGTGCTTTGTGACGGTCATCGGGATCTTCAGCCTTGCCTTGCCGCTAACTTTGTTGGCGTGGGGCTTGAACTACGTCCCCTCTGCGTTTGCGGGCGTGGCGATGGGGGCAGTCCCGCTGCTCGTTCTGCCACTTGTCGCGATATTCTCGCCCGAGGAAGGGATTGGCCCGCGCCGCGTTATTGGCGTCTGCCTTGGCTTTGTGGGGCTTTTGTTATTGGTCGGCCCCGGAGCCTTCGGCGAGGGCACGATGGGCGGCCGCCTTGCCTGTATGGCCACGGCCGCGTGCTATGCCGTTGGGTCCGTGATGACCCGCCGCGCGCCAAAGATGCCGCCGATTGCTTTCGCCGCGGCCTCGTTAGCCATGGGCGCGCTGGTTCTGATGCCGTTGGCATGGGTCATGGATGGGCCGCCGCAGATCACCCAAACCTCCGCCGCTTGGGCGTTGCTCTATACCGCCGCGTTCCCCACGGGTCTGGCAGCAATATTGCGGGTGCAGGTCATCACCTCGGCCGGGTCACTTTTCATGTCATTCACCAGCTACATGGTCCCGGTCTGGGCCGTGCTGTTTGGCGTCACCTTGATGGGTGAGGCCCTGCCCCCGCAATTGTTCTGGGCGCTCGGGCTAATCCTGGTGGGGATCGGCATCAGCCAATCCCGCGCCTTGCTTCAGCAGCTTCGGCCCAAAACCAAAACCCAATAG
- a CDS encoding CAP domain-containing protein, producing the protein MKIRLATASVSLSLVLSACTPTQTASVETAGVQRLSFGQSIDIAAAGARLSALRAQNGLGRPLGHSAELQAAAQAHADDMSRTGNFSHTGSNGSTAASRIRSAGYRACFYAENIAQGQASTAQVFQDFMASPGHRRNMVAAQATQFGFAQANGYWVLVLGRSC; encoded by the coding sequence ATGAAGATCCGTCTCGCGACCGCTTCGGTATCGCTCTCTCTTGTCCTTTCGGCCTGTACGCCGACCCAGACCGCCAGCGTGGAAACCGCTGGCGTCCAACGCCTTAGCTTCGGGCAAAGCATAGACATCGCCGCGGCCGGTGCCCGGCTGTCAGCACTGCGGGCGCAGAACGGTTTGGGGCGGCCTTTGGGCCATTCCGCAGAGCTGCAAGCGGCGGCGCAGGCCCATGCGGATGACATGAGCCGGACAGGTAACTTCTCCCATACCGGATCCAATGGCTCGACCGCTGCGTCCCGCATCCGCTCCGCTGGCTATAGGGCGTGTTTCTACGCCGAGAACATTGCCCAGGGGCAGGCGAGTACAGCGCAGGTTTTCCAGGACTTCATGGCGTCTCCGGGGCATCGCCGCAATATGGTGGCCGCCCAGGCCACGCAATTCGGTTTCGCACAAGCGAATGGCTATTGGGTTTTGGTTTTGGGCCGAAGCTGCTGA